One Streptomyces sp. NBC_01237 genomic region harbors:
- a CDS encoding ROK family transcriptional regulator, whose amino-acid sequence MAGTTPGTPGTPRVLRAMNDRAALDLLLEHGPLSRTKIGKLTGLSKPTASQLLARLEAAGLVVATGTSEGRPGPNAQLYTVNARAAHVAGLDVNAQRIVAAVADVTGETVGEFELRTPGRRADSVVRQVTEALDGAVKDAGLTRSDVHRVVIGTPGAFDPGTGRLRYASHLPGWHSGTLLDELAAFLPMPVEYENDVNLVAVAEQRLGAARGNEDFVLLWNEEGLGAALVINGRLHRGFTGGAGEVGFLPVPGTPLVRQVVKANSGGFQELAGAQALPRLARTLGIDTPQTPYPEVAAALLVRATAAYEQDEPLTELLRQYAQRLATGLASVTAVLDPGLIVLSGELVSAGGELLRSLIQSELAELAASRPRLVLGEIDRHPVLRGALERALSDTRDEVFDTSR is encoded by the coding sequence ATGGCGGGAACCACACCGGGTACCCCGGGTACGCCACGCGTCCTGCGCGCCATGAACGACCGGGCCGCCCTCGACCTGCTCCTGGAACACGGCCCGCTCTCCCGGACGAAGATCGGGAAGCTGACCGGGCTGTCCAAGCCCACCGCGTCCCAGCTGCTGGCCCGGCTGGAGGCGGCCGGTCTGGTCGTGGCCACCGGGACCAGCGAGGGGCGCCCCGGGCCCAACGCGCAGCTGTACACCGTGAACGCGCGGGCCGCCCATGTCGCCGGGCTCGATGTGAACGCCCAGCGGATCGTCGCCGCGGTCGCCGATGTGACCGGTGAGACCGTCGGCGAGTTCGAGCTGCGCACCCCCGGCCGGCGCGCCGACAGCGTGGTGCGCCAGGTGACCGAAGCGCTGGACGGCGCGGTCAAGGACGCCGGGCTCACCCGCTCCGACGTGCACCGCGTGGTCATCGGCACGCCGGGCGCCTTCGATCCCGGCACCGGCCGCCTGCGGTACGCCTCGCACCTGCCCGGCTGGCACTCCGGCACGCTGCTGGACGAGCTGGCCGCGTTCCTGCCGATGCCGGTGGAGTACGAGAACGACGTGAACCTGGTCGCCGTGGCCGAACAGCGGCTCGGCGCGGCCCGCGGCAACGAGGACTTCGTCCTGCTGTGGAACGAGGAGGGCCTCGGCGCCGCCCTCGTCATCAACGGACGGCTGCACCGCGGCTTCACCGGCGGCGCGGGCGAGGTCGGCTTCCTGCCGGTGCCGGGCACTCCGCTCGTACGCCAGGTGGTGAAGGCCAACAGCGGCGGCTTCCAGGAACTGGCGGGCGCCCAGGCGCTGCCGCGGCTGGCGCGGACACTCGGCATCGACACCCCTCAGACGCCCTACCCCGAGGTCGCCGCCGCCCTGCTGGTACGGGCCACCGCCGCGTACGAGCAGGACGAGCCGCTGACCGAGCTGCTGCGCCAGTACGCCCAGCGGCTCGCCACCGGTCTCGCCTCCGTCACCGCCGTACTCGACCCCGGGCTGATCGTGCTCTCCGGTGAGCTGGTCTCCGCGGGCGGCGAGCTCCTGCGGTCCCTGATCCAGTCCGAGCTCGCCGAACTCGCCGCCTCCCGGCCCCGTCTCGTCCTGGGCGAGATCGACCGGCATCCGGTCCTGCGGGGTGCCCTGGAAAGGGCCCTCTCCGATACCCGCGACGAAGTGTTCGACACCTCGCGCTGA
- a CDS encoding carbohydrate ABC transporter permease, whose protein sequence is MTQLLDKPAVQVTDGPTPAARTARRKALLHWIAVHSLGVAAALFFVLPFVFVVLTSLMTDQQALTRDLTPNTWEWGNYKQVFDTPGFLTWWRNTLLYAGVGTVLTVVSSVPVAYALAKFRFRGRKLSLMLVISMMMLPPQVVIIPMYLFWAKQLDLSGTLWPLIIPMAFGDAFSIFLLRQFLLTIPNEYLDAAKVDGCGEFRTLIRVVLPMAKPGIAAIALFQFFAAWNDYFGPQIYASENPAAWTLSYGLESFKGAHHTNWNLTMAATVLVMAPVIAVFFFAQKAFVEGVTLTGVKG, encoded by the coding sequence ATGACCCAACTCCTCGACAAGCCCGCCGTCCAGGTGACCGACGGTCCCACGCCCGCCGCGCGCACCGCCCGCCGCAAGGCACTGCTGCACTGGATCGCCGTGCACTCGCTCGGGGTCGCGGCCGCGCTCTTCTTCGTGCTGCCGTTCGTCTTCGTGGTGCTGACCTCGTTGATGACCGACCAGCAGGCGCTGACCCGCGACCTCACCCCGAACACCTGGGAGTGGGGCAACTACAAGCAGGTCTTCGACACTCCGGGCTTCCTGACCTGGTGGCGCAACACCCTGCTGTACGCGGGGGTCGGCACCGTGCTGACGGTGGTGTCGTCCGTGCCCGTGGCGTACGCGCTCGCCAAGTTCCGCTTCCGCGGCCGCAAGCTGTCGCTGATGCTGGTCATCTCGATGATGATGCTGCCGCCGCAGGTCGTCATCATCCCGATGTACCTGTTCTGGGCCAAGCAGCTGGACCTGTCCGGCACCCTCTGGCCGCTGATCATCCCGATGGCCTTCGGTGACGCGTTCTCCATCTTCCTGCTGCGGCAGTTCCTCCTGACCATCCCCAACGAGTACCTCGACGCGGCCAAGGTCGACGGCTGCGGCGAATTCCGCACGCTGATCAGAGTCGTTCTGCCGATGGCCAAGCCCGGCATCGCGGCGATCGCGCTGTTCCAGTTCTTCGCCGCCTGGAACGACTACTTCGGCCCACAGATCTACGCCTCCGAGAACCCGGCCGCCTGGACGCTCAGTTACGGCCTCGAATCCTTCAAGGGCGCGCACCACACGAACTGGAATCTGACCATGGCCGCGACCGTACTGGTCATGGCCCCCGTGATCGCCGTCTTCTTCTTTGCCCAGAAGGCATTCGTCGAGGGCGTCACACTGACCGGAGTAAAGGGCTGA
- a CDS encoding 6-phospho-beta-glucosidase has product MKLAVVGGGSTYTPELIDGFARLRDTLPVEELVLVDPAADRLELVGGLARRIFAKQGHPGRITTTSDLDAGVADADAVLLQLRVGGQAARNKDETWPLECGCVGQETTGAGGLAKAMRTVPVVLDIAERVRRSNPNAWIIDFTNPVGIVTRALLQAGHKAVGLCNVAIGFQRKFAALLDVTPGEVHLDHVGLNHLTWELGVRLGGPDGENVLPKLLAEHGDAIADDLRMPRAIVDRLGVVPSYYLRYFYAHDEVVRELGTKPSRAAEVAAMEKELLEMYGDPALDEKPALLGKRGGAFYSEAAVDLAASLLGGGGSAVQVVNTYNNGTLPFLADDAVIEVQARIDGTGATPLAVPALDPLYAGLIGHVTAYEDLALEAALRGGRDRVFKALLAHPLVGQYEYAEGLTDRLIAHNREHLAWA; this is encoded by the coding sequence ATGAAGCTCGCAGTAGTTGGTGGCGGGTCCACCTACACACCTGAACTGATCGACGGCTTCGCGCGGCTGCGCGACACCCTGCCGGTCGAGGAGCTCGTGCTCGTCGACCCGGCGGCCGACCGGCTGGAGCTGGTCGGCGGCCTGGCCCGGCGGATCTTCGCCAAGCAGGGCCACCCGGGGCGGATCACCACCACCTCCGACCTGGACGCGGGCGTCGCCGACGCCGACGCGGTCCTGCTCCAGCTGCGCGTCGGCGGACAGGCCGCCCGCAACAAGGACGAGACATGGCCGCTGGAGTGCGGCTGCGTCGGCCAGGAGACCACCGGTGCCGGTGGCCTCGCCAAGGCGATGCGCACGGTGCCCGTCGTCCTCGACATCGCCGAGCGGGTCCGCCGCTCGAACCCGAACGCCTGGATCATCGACTTCACCAACCCGGTCGGCATCGTCACCCGGGCGCTCCTCCAGGCCGGGCACAAGGCCGTCGGCCTGTGCAACGTGGCGATCGGCTTCCAGCGGAAGTTCGCCGCGCTGCTCGACGTCACCCCCGGCGAGGTCCACCTGGACCACGTCGGACTGAACCACCTGACCTGGGAGCTCGGGGTGCGCCTGGGCGGCCCCGACGGCGAGAACGTCCTGCCGAAGCTGCTCGCCGAGCACGGCGACGCCATCGCGGACGACCTGCGCATGCCGCGCGCCATCGTGGACCGGCTGGGCGTCGTCCCCTCGTACTACCTGCGGTACTTCTACGCGCACGACGAGGTCGTCCGGGAGCTCGGCACCAAGCCGTCCCGGGCCGCCGAGGTCGCGGCGATGGAGAAGGAACTCCTGGAGATGTACGGCGACCCGGCCCTGGACGAGAAGCCGGCCCTGCTCGGCAAGCGCGGCGGCGCCTTCTACTCGGAGGCGGCCGTGGACCTGGCGGCCTCGCTGCTCGGCGGCGGCGGTTCCGCGGTGCAGGTGGTCAACACGTACAACAACGGGACGCTGCCGTTCCTGGCGGACGACGCGGTGATCGAGGTGCAGGCCCGGATCGACGGCACGGGCGCGACCCCGCTCGCCGTCCCGGCGCTGGACCCGCTGTACGCCGGTCTGATCGGTCATGTCACGGCGTACGAGGACCTCGCCCTGGAAGCCGCGCTGCGCGGCGGCCGGGACCGGGTCTTCAAGGCGCTGCTCGCCCATCCGCTGGTCGGCCAGTACGAGTACGCCGAGGGCCTCACCGACCGGCTGATCGCGCACAACCGGGAGCACCTCGCGTGGGCGTGA
- a CDS encoding carbohydrate ABC transporter permease: MTTHTLRSKRRRSALRTAAFMSPWLIGFTVFFAYPMISTVYFSFMDYDGFGAPVFNGLTNWRYVFEDYPMFWPSLRNTLWLVLVMVTCRVVFGLGIGMLITKIKSGTGVFRTLFYLPYLAPPVAATLAFVFLLNPGTGPVNSILGDLGLPTPGWFNDDSWSKPALTMLAVWGIGDLMVIFMAALLDVPTEQYEAAELDGASPWQKFRFVTLPNISPIVLFAVVTGVIQAMQYYTQPLVAGKVASGIIGGSGQAFEPGYPDKSTLTLPQLVYNLGFQRFDYGSACVVALVLFALAMTFTALLMRGRNNLLQAGD, encoded by the coding sequence ATGACAACGCACACGCTCCGCTCCAAGCGCCGCAGGTCGGCCCTTCGGACAGCGGCCTTCATGTCGCCGTGGCTGATCGGGTTCACCGTCTTCTTCGCGTACCCGATGATCTCGACCGTCTACTTCTCCTTCATGGACTACGACGGTTTCGGTGCGCCGGTCTTCAACGGCCTCACGAACTGGAGGTACGTCTTCGAGGACTACCCCATGTTCTGGCCGTCGCTGCGCAACACGCTCTGGCTGGTCCTCGTCATGGTCACCTGCCGGGTCGTCTTCGGCCTCGGCATCGGCATGCTGATCACCAAGATCAAGTCGGGTACGGGCGTCTTCCGTACCCTGTTCTACCTGCCGTACCTGGCGCCGCCGGTCGCCGCGACGCTGGCCTTCGTCTTCCTGCTCAACCCCGGGACGGGGCCGGTCAACTCGATCCTCGGCGACCTGGGGCTGCCGACGCCCGGCTGGTTCAACGACGACTCCTGGTCCAAGCCGGCGCTCACCATGCTCGCGGTGTGGGGCATCGGCGACCTGATGGTCATCTTCATGGCCGCGCTGCTGGACGTGCCGACGGAGCAGTACGAGGCCGCCGAGCTGGACGGCGCCTCGCCCTGGCAGAAGTTCCGCTTCGTCACGCTGCCGAACATCTCGCCGATCGTGCTGTTCGCCGTGGTCACCGGAGTGATCCAGGCGATGCAGTACTACACACAGCCGCTGGTCGCGGGGAAGGTCGCCTCCGGCATCATCGGCGGCTCCGGCCAGGCCTTCGAGCCGGGCTATCCCGACAAGTCGACACTGACGCTTCCGCAGCTCGTCTACAACCTCGGCTTCCAGCGCTTCGACTACGGCTCCGCCTGTGTCGTCGCCCTCGTCCTGTTCGCCCTGGCCATGACCTTCACCGCGCTGCTGATGCGCGGCCGCAACAACCTTCTCCAGGCCGGTGACTGA
- a CDS encoding ABC transporter substrate-binding protein, translating to MRKSRLTTTAAVAVAAISVLATACTGQSESAATDDPNAKTTINFWHGWSAPAEVKAVQDNVDRFEKAHPNIEVNVVGNINDDKLNQSLRAGGSKGPDVVSSFTTSNVGKFCSSGAFADLKPFIEKSKLDLEKTFPKVLLDYTQFEGKRCALPLLADAYGLYYNKDAFEKAGIAAPPKTMSELASIAKKLTVEKGDSYQQLGFMPTFHGYETVADHYMSSWDHKYFDESGKSNIAKDPSFAKMFTYQKKLVADLGGYDKLEKYRGTFGDEWGSKHPFQTGQVTMQLDGEWRLGMAEDAKVPFEIGVAPMPVADDEADSYGKGFLSGTIMGIAPASKKQNAAWELVKFMTSDTKAVVDFANGIRNVPSTFEALKSPDLEFDPRFKTFLDIAQHPKSNTPDGAINGATYQQTIQDFGYQYEKGAVKDLQAGLEKTAKQIDTDIAKAK from the coding sequence ATGCGCAAAAGCCGTCTGACCACCACCGCCGCTGTCGCCGTCGCCGCGATCTCGGTTCTTGCCACCGCGTGTACCGGCCAGTCCGAGTCCGCCGCGACCGACGATCCGAACGCGAAGACCACGATCAACTTCTGGCACGGCTGGAGCGCGCCCGCCGAGGTCAAGGCGGTCCAGGACAACGTCGACCGGTTCGAGAAGGCCCACCCGAACATCGAGGTCAACGTCGTCGGGAACATCAACGACGACAAGCTGAACCAGTCGCTGCGCGCGGGCGGTTCGAAGGGCCCCGACGTGGTGTCCTCCTTCACCACGTCCAATGTCGGCAAGTTCTGCTCGTCCGGCGCGTTCGCCGATCTGAAGCCCTTCATCGAGAAGTCGAAGCTCGACCTGGAGAAGACCTTCCCGAAGGTCCTGCTGGACTACACCCAGTTCGAGGGCAAGCGCTGCGCCCTGCCGCTGCTCGCCGACGCGTACGGGCTGTACTACAACAAGGACGCCTTCGAGAAGGCCGGGATCGCCGCGCCGCCGAAGACGATGTCCGAGCTGGCGAGCATCGCGAAGAAGCTGACCGTCGAGAAGGGCGACAGCTACCAGCAGCTCGGCTTCATGCCGACCTTCCACGGCTACGAGACGGTCGCCGACCACTACATGTCCTCGTGGGACCACAAGTACTTCGACGAGAGCGGCAAGTCCAACATCGCCAAGGACCCGTCCTTCGCGAAGATGTTCACGTACCAGAAGAAGCTGGTCGCCGACCTCGGCGGCTACGACAAGCTGGAGAAGTACCGCGGCACCTTCGGTGACGAGTGGGGCTCCAAGCACCCCTTCCAGACCGGTCAGGTCACCATGCAGCTGGACGGCGAGTGGCGGCTGGGCATGGCCGAGGACGCCAAGGTGCCGTTCGAGATCGGTGTCGCGCCGATGCCCGTCGCCGACGACGAGGCCGACAGCTACGGCAAGGGCTTCCTGTCCGGCACGATCATGGGCATCGCCCCGGCCAGCAAGAAGCAGAACGCCGCCTGGGAGCTGGTCAAGTTCATGACCAGCGACACCAAGGCCGTCGTCGACTTCGCCAACGGCATCCGCAACGTGCCCTCCACCTTCGAGGCGCTGAAGTCGCCCGACCTGGAGTTCGACCCGCGCTTCAAGACCTTCCTGGACATCGCCCAGCACCCCAAGTCCAACACCCCGGACGGGGCCATCAACGGCGCGACGTACCAGCAGACCATCCAGGACTTCGGCTACCAGTACGAGAAGGGCGCGGTGAAGGACCTCCAGGCCGGCCTGGAGAAGACCGCGAAGCAGATCGACACCGACATCGCCAAGGCTAAGTAG
- a CDS encoding mechanosensitive ion channel family protein, with protein MSLSVLLAVAPSPEPGGSLDEAAKQAGNAAGWVEENWSTWLNTGLRILLIAAIAIVLRYVIRRALTNLIERMNRSAQAVEGTALGGLLVNAERRRQRSEAIGSVLRSVTSFLILGTAALMILGAFQINLAPLLASAGVAGVALGFGARNLVTDFLSGVFMILEDQYGVGDTVDAGVASGEVIEVGLRVTKLRGDNGEIWYVRNGEVKRIGNLSQGWSTAGVDVTVRPTENLDRVRKAITAAAETMAKEDPWAERLWGPVEVLGLDAVLLDSMTVRVTAKTMPGKALGVERELRWRIKQALDEAGIRMVGTMPVQTDGETVPDPTAGMAAPSAYASSTSPQSMAATPIAPPSITK; from the coding sequence GTGTCCCTGTCCGTCCTCTTGGCCGTAGCCCCGTCACCCGAGCCGGGCGGCTCGCTGGACGAAGCCGCCAAGCAGGCCGGCAACGCCGCGGGCTGGGTCGAGGAGAACTGGTCCACCTGGCTGAACACCGGTCTGCGCATTCTGCTCATCGCGGCGATCGCGATCGTGCTGCGCTACGTGATCCGCCGGGCCCTGACCAACCTGATCGAGCGGATGAACCGCAGCGCCCAGGCGGTGGAGGGCACCGCGCTGGGCGGCCTGCTGGTCAACGCGGAGCGCCGCCGTCAGCGCTCGGAGGCCATCGGCTCCGTCCTGCGCTCGGTGACCTCGTTCCTGATCCTGGGCACGGCCGCCCTGATGATCCTGGGCGCGTTCCAGATCAATCTGGCGCCCCTGCTGGCCTCGGCGGGTGTCGCCGGAGTGGCGCTGGGCTTCGGCGCGCGCAACCTCGTCACCGACTTCCTGTCCGGGGTGTTCATGATCCTGGAGGACCAGTACGGCGTCGGCGACACGGTCGACGCGGGCGTCGCCTCCGGCGAGGTCATCGAGGTGGGCCTGCGGGTCACCAAGCTGCGCGGCGACAACGGTGAGATCTGGTACGTCCGCAACGGCGAGGTGAAGCGGATAGGCAACCTCAGCCAGGGCTGGTCCACCGCCGGGGTCGATGTGACGGTGCGCCCCACGGAGAATCTGGACCGGGTCCGCAAGGCGATCACCGCCGCCGCGGAGACCATGGCCAAGGAGGACCCGTGGGCGGAGCGGCTGTGGGGCCCGGTGGAGGTCCTCGGCCTGGACGCCGTGCTGCTGGACTCCATGACGGTCCGGGTCACCGCGAAGACGATGCCGGGCAAGGCGCTGGGAGTGGAGCGGGAGCTGCGCTGGCGGATCAAGCAGGCGCTGGACGAGGCGGGCATCCGGATGGTCGGGACCATGCCGGTCCAGACGGACGGCGAGACGGTCCCGGACCCGACGGCCGGGATGGCCGCCCCGTCCGCGTACGCCTCGTCGACCTCGCCGCAGTCGATGGCCGCGACCCCGATAGCGCCACCGAGCATCACGAAGTAA